The genome window AGATAAGTTTCGCTACAAGAAAAGTAAAGCTGCTTTTGCTCAAAGCTTAATCAAGAAGTTGGATAAAATGGAGATGATAGAAGTGGAGCAAGATGAAACGGCTAGTATGCATTTTAAATTTCCTCCTGCTCCACATTCTGGAAAAGTCACATTGAAGGTCAATGAGGTATCTAAAAGTTATGATGAATTAGAAGTCTTAAAAGGCATTGACCTATTGTTAGAAAGGGGCGAAAAAATAGCTTTTGTAGGAAAAAATGGTGAGGGTAAAACTACTTTAGCAAAAATAATTGTAGATAGTATTCCTTTTGAGGGTCAAGTCGAATACGGGCACCAAGTCAAAGTAGGCTATTACGCTCAGAATCAGTCTGAGTTGCTAGATGAGAATAAGACCATTTTACAAGTGGTTGAAGATGCCGCCGACGAGCATAGCCGACCAAGAGTAAGGGATATGTTAGGTTCTTTTTTATTCAGTGGTGATGCCGCACAAAAGAAGATAAAAGTCTTGTCTGGTGGGGAGAGAGCTAGGGTGGCTCTATGCAAATTGCTGCTAGAACCTGTCAATTTATTGATAATGGATGAGCCAACGAATCATTTGGATATGGTATCCAAAGACATTTTGAAAAACGCTCTAAACAACTATGATGGTACGCTAATTATTGTTTCTCACGATAGGGATTTTTTACAAGGGCTGAGCGAAAAAGTTTATGAGTTTAAAGCTAAAGGCATAAAAGAATATTTGGGTGATATCAATGAATTTTTGAACGCCAAAAAAGTCATGGACTTCAAGCAGTTTGAATTAGAAAATAAGCAAAATGCATCTTCTCCAAAATCTAAGGATACGGAGAATAAAGTCAGCTATCAAGAACGTAAGCAATTGGATAAAGACATTAAGAAAACGTCTAATAAAGTAGGTAATTTGGAGCGTTCGGTAGAGTCTTTAGAAAAGGAACTGAAAGCATTAGATGCAGAATTGTCACAGCCAGACCGATACAAAGAGTTATCTTCGCAAGCAGGATTCTTTGAATCATATCAAGAAAAGCAAAAACAATTGGCGCAATACATGTCCGATTGGGAGCGCAATCTTGAACGCTTAGAAGAATTAAAACGCAAACGAGACACTATCTGATATGGAGCATAAAGCAGGATATGTAAATATTATAGGCAACCCTAATGTTGGGAAATCTACACTGATGAATGCTTTGGTAGGCGAGCGATTGTCCATTATCACATCAAAGGCACAGACTACAAGACACCGTATATTGGGTATCGTTAATGACGAGCAACACCAAATTGTATTTTCTGATACACCAGGTGTAATGAATCCAGCCTATAAGTTGCAAGAAAATATGATGGACTTTGTGCACGGTGCTTTTCAAGATGCCGATATATTGTTGTACATGGTAGAGACGGGAGAAAAAGGGCTTAAAGACGAGAAACTTTTCGAGCGTTTAAAAAACACCGATTTACCCATTTTACTGTTGCTAAATAAAATTGATAGGGTAGAGCAAGACTTCGTCAAAGAGCAGATTTTATTTTGGAAAGAATTGTTGCCTAATGCCGAGATACACCCTATTTCGGCTCTCAACAAATTCAATTTAGATTTGGTTATGGCAAGAATAAAAGCCTTACTTCCTGTATCGCCACCATATTTTGAAAAAGATGCTTTAACCGATAAGTCGGAACGCTTTTTTGTTAGCGAAACTATTAGAGAGAAAATACTCAAATACTACAAAAAGGAAATTCCATATTCTGTAGAAATTGAAGTAGAAGAATTTTTTGATGAAGAAGACATCATAAAAATAAGAGCGATAATTTTTGTGGCTAGAGAATCACAAAAGGGGATTATTATAGGGCATAAGGGTAGAGCCTTGAAGAAAGTGGGCACCTTAGCTCGTAGAGATATGGAAACTTTTTTCCAGAAAAAGATATTTTTGGACTTATATGTCAAGGTCAATAAAGATTGGCGTGATGACGATAAACAGCTGAAGCGATTCGGCTACAATAACCAATAGAAATGGGAAATATAGTAGCAATAGTTGGACGTCCTAATGTAGGGAAATCAACCTTTTTCAATAGGCTGATACAAAAGCGACAAGCCATAGTGGATTCGGTCAGTGGTGTCACTCGCGATAGACACTACGGCAAGACAGATTGGAATGGCAAGGAGTTTTCTGTCATTGATACGGGTGGATATATTGTTGGTTCGGACGATATCTTTGAGGGCGAAATACGCAAACAAGTGGACTTGGCTATTGAAGAAGCGAATGCCATACTCTTTTTAGTTGATGCCCAACAAGGTGTTACCGATATGGATATGACGGTAGCCAAACACCTAAGGAAATCCGATAAGCCTGTTTTTCTTGTAGCTAATAAAGTGGATAACGGTCAGATTATGCAAGAAGCCGTAGAACTGTATGCCTTAGGCATGGGCGATTATTTCTGTATATCTTCTATCAATGGTAGTGGAACAGGGGAGTTGCTTGATGAATTAATAGCTAAATTGCCTGATGCTGTAGCTGAGGAAGAAAGCGATTTGCCTCGATTTGCTATTGTAGGACGACCTAATGTGGGCAAGTCCTCTTTTGTCAATGCCCTGGTGGGTGAGGAAAGGAATATCGTTACTGATATTGCTGGAACAACACGAGATTCATTAGACACCCACTATACTAAGTTTGGACACGATTTTGTCCTAGTTGATACGGCTGGTGTTCGTAAGAAGAAAAAAGTCAGTGAAGATTTGGAGTTTTATTCTGTCATGCGTTCCATACGTTCGATAGAATATTCAGACGTCTGTTTGTTGCTTATTGATGCTACACTAGGTTTTGAATCACAAGACCAAAGTATTTTTCATTTGGCAGACAAAAACAGAAAAGGCATTGTTATATTAGTCAATAAATGGGATTTGGTGGATAAAGATACCCATACAACCAAAGCCTATGAGGCGGCAATACGAGAAAAAATAGCTCCCTTTACCGATGTGCCTATTTTGTTTATTTCGGCACTAACCAAGCAACGTTTGTTGAAAGCTCTAGAAATAGCCATTAAAGTTTCTGAAGATAGAAAAGCACGTATTAGCACTTCTAAATTGAATGATGTGATGTTGCCTTTTATAGAGCAAAACCCACCACCAGCTACCAAAGGCAAATACATACGCATTAAGTTTTGCACACAATTGCCAACCAAGACTCCAACCTTTGCCTTTTTTGCCAATTTACCGCAGTATATTAAAGAGCCGTACAAGCGTTACATAGAAAATAAGCTCAGAGAAAGTTTTGACTTCAGCGGAGTTCCCCTTCAGATTTTCTTTAGGAAGAAGTAGATAACCTTTGTCTTCGGCTCCGCTCAGACAACAGAATAATACCGATGTCTAAATAAACAGCCTTTGTCTTCAGCTTCGCTCAGACAAAAGAATAGTACCGATGTCTAAATAAACAGCCTTTGTCTTCGGCTTCGCTCAGACAACAGAATAGTACCGATGTCTAAATAAACAGCCTTTGTCTTCGGCTCCGCTCAGACAACAGAATAATACCGATGTCTAAGTAAACAACCGATGTCTGAGCGGAGTCGTAGACAGAGGACAGAGATGTTTGTTCAGTCTTACAGTTTTATCCTTAGCTCACCCGTAGTAGTGCGATAGACATCACCAGCACTAAGCCCACCAGTACCCGCTGCAGCATCATCGGCATAGACAGGTAAATTGGTCAAGTTAAGCTCACTAGCTTTGACTGTACCATTGACATCTAAACGTTCTGTGGGTGTAGTAGTGCCTATGCCAACAAATCCTGAGGCTGCATTACCATAAAATAATGCATCAGTAGTTTCAGAATAAGCTTGTCCCTCTATTTCAAACTCGCAAGCATTGAAAACAGCATCTCCATTTGAAGTATTTACGCCGTCAGGGAATATATATCGCACTTCATCAGCTACTACATTGGGTACGTCAGCAGTAGTCCAAGCCGAAGGCCCTGATGCAGCTGCTATAGTACCACTAGTATACACGTGAACTCCATCTTTATATAATCTAAATTCACCACCACCAGTTCTTAAATTCCAACTTCCTGTTCCAGAAGATTGTGCTTGAATTCGAATTGAAGTGATGTAGTATTTAGTATTAAAGGTGTAGCCAAAGCCCCAATCTATATCGGTTGTAGTGCGATTTAAGTGGAAAGAACCTGCTCCACTTTCTGTAGCGTCGTTAAATAAAGTTGAATTAGCACCATATTGTCGTGTGGCATTATATAACCCAAAATTGGCATTATTATATGCCTCGTCGTTAGTGACTATTTCTTGTGCCGTGCCAGTCGGACTAGCTTCTTGACCAAAATATTGAACATCACCACCATCATAAATACGCATTCGTTCGGTATCATTGGATTTGAAAACTAAATCTTGGGCATCGGTAGTTCCTAAGAAATTAGTATCAGCAATAGACGCATTTCCTCTTAAATCCCAAGGAGATAGATTCATTTTTTTTAATAGTCCATCACTTCCTACGACTACCATTTCATCACTCGTTGAACCAGTTGTCATTTCAGTTATTTTAGCATCTCCTGCTACGTGCAAATTTGCAGAAGGTGTTTTGGTGCCAATACCTACACTTTTGGCAGATACGTCTGCAAAAAATACATCAATAGCATCATCATCCGATTGTACTCCCATTATCTCCCACTCACAGGCATTGAAGACGCCATCTCCTCCGGGTGTAGTGTTCCCAACACCGAAACGATAGGTTATATGGCTAGCTTCTACGTTTATGGAGTCAAAGGTGGTCCATTCTGAGGCTGAAGTTGGTGATGTTATGACAGGGCTAGTATAAACTAATTCGTTGTATTTATACAGGCGAAATCTAGCAGAACCTATGTGTTCATATCCAGTACCATCTGACTGGGCTCGAAAACGAAGTTTAGTAATGTAATAGTTTTTAGATAAGGTATACTCAATACCCCATGGGTCTGAACTCTGTACACGTGTGGCGTGGAAGGAGTTTGTGCCTCCTTCAATAGCGCCATTAAATAGGGTAGATTCAGCACCATTAGAATGGGTAGCATTGAAATAACCAAAACTAGAACTGCTAAAAGCTTCGAAATCTGGGATGATTTTACCTTCACTACCAATCGGTAAACTGGCTAGGACGGATACATCGCCATAGCGTTGGGCTATATTAGTGGTATCTTCCTTATCTACTGACCAAGCATCTCCGTCCCCTGTTTCTGACCTTGGCGATTTTCTTAAAATGCCTTCCGAATTAACCAACACAACTTCATCCTCGTCCAACCCTACTGCCATAGAAGTTATTTTCACTCCTCCATCTACATGCAATCGTTCTGTTGGGGTGTTTGTACCTATTCCAACCCTATTTAACTCAACATCGGCAAAAAATATGGTAACATCAGGATTTATTTCCTCGACATAAATTTCCCATTCACAGGCATTGAATCTGTAGTCTCCTCTATTGGTTGTTTTTCCTGCTTCAAAGATGTAGCGAATTTCATCGGCAATGACATCTGGAAACTCATTTGGTGTATACTTCGATACCCCATCGGCAGAGGCAATTTCATCACTAGTATAGACTAGTGTTCCTCCTCTATACAGTTTGAACTTACCACCACCCGTTCTTTCGTAGAAATTTCCATCGTCTCCTTGAGCACGAAAGCGAGTACTCACAATGTGGTATGCCTTAGTGAATTTGTAACCAAAGCCCCAGTCGGCAGTACTTCCTGGTGTTTTATCGCAGTGAAAAGAATTGGCTGCCTCCTCTACATCTTTATCAAACATAGTGATGATACCCCCAAAATCAATCGAACTATTATATGTGCTAACACTATTGGTGTTAAGTGCTTCAAAACCGGGGATTACTTCTTTACCCTCGCCTGAAGCAATGGAGTCTTCATTGAATACTTGCACATCACCGTGTCTTATGGCTAAGCCAACGGTATCTTCTTTGTGAACTGACCAAGCATCGCCATCCATTCCTACACAATCCCATTCGGCATCGCTTCTAAAAAAGACGCAATTGCTATCGGTATTGTACACAATCATTCCAGCTTTCCAATCGCTTTGAGCATTGATTTGTGCCATAGTTAATCGTGGTAAATACAAAGCCTTATCGGTAGATTGTAGTTCTATGATAGACCTAGGGTCTGGGTTGTTTGTTCCAAAACCTTTTTGTGCGTATGTTATCTGTGTAAAAGCTAGTAGCGTAGCTAAGAAAAGTAATTTTTTCATTGTTTCATATTTTCTTTAAGTGTGGCAAATATACAAATTTATCAGAATAGTATATATTTTTTGTTGTCTTCGGCTCCGCTCAGACAACAGAATAATACCGATGTCTAAGTAAACAGCCGATGTCTGAGCGGAGTCGAAGACAGAGGGGTATTTTACAATCCGAAAGTTGCTTTCACCTTATCCACATAATCCAATTTTTCCCAAGTGAAAGTTTCTAAGGTCATTTCCTTAGTTTGCCCTTCTACATTGAAAGAGAACGTTTTAGTTTGTGGTGTTCTTCCCATATGTCCGTAGGCTGCTGTCTCTTGATAGATAGGGTTTTTAAGTTTTAGACGTTCTATGATAGCTGCCGGACGCATATCAAAAATGTTTTCTATAGCTTTAGCAATCTCCCCATCAGAAAAATCTACTTGGGCAGTACCATAAGTATCTACAAAAATTCCCATGGGTTTAGCTACGCCAATAGCATAGGACACTTGCACCAATACTTGTTTGCACAATCCTGCAGCTACTAAATTTTTAGCAATATGACGAGTAGCATAGGCTGCCGAACGGTCTACTTTAGAAGGGTCTTTTCCTGAAAAAGCACCTCCACCGTGTGCACCTTTACCACCATAAGTATCCACAATAATTTTTCGTCCTGTTAGCCCTGTATCGCCATGCGGACCGCCAATTACAAATTTACCAGTAGGATTAACGTGGTATTTTTCGTCACCAAACAATTGTTGTTGGCGTTCTTCCAATTGAGCTTTTACTCTAGGGATAAGAATGGTTTTAACATCTTTCTCTATTTGCTTTTGCATACTGTCTTCAGCTTCCTTTATTGCGCTTGGGCTCGAGTCTTTTGGCAAAATGAACTCATCGTGCTGGGTAGATACTACAATAGCCTCGATGCGAATAGGCTGGTGGTCGTCGCTATATTCTATAGTAACCTGAGATTTAGAATCAGGTCTTAGGTAGGTCATCTCTTTACCTTCACGTCTAATTTCTGCCAATTCTATTAGAATACGGTGCGATAAATCTAGGGCTAAAGGCATATAGTTGTCGGTTTCGTCTGTGGCATAGCCAAACATCATACCTTGGTCACCAGCACCTTGTTCTGCATGCAAACCTTTGTTGGCTTCTACGCCTTGGTTGATGTCTGCCGACTGTTCGTGTATAGCAGAAATTACACCACAGCTATCGGCATCAAATTGGTACTCCGATTTGTTGTAGCCAATCTTGTGAATAACCTGTCTTGCTATCTTTTGTACATCTACATAGGCCGAAGTCTTGACTTCTCCACTAAGTACGGTAAGACCCGTAGTTACTAGAGTTTCACAAGCCACTTTAGAGTCTTGGTCTTGGGCTAAAAAATTGTCCAGTAGAGCATCTGATATTTGGTCAGCTACTTTGTCTGGATGTCCTTCTGATACGGATTCTGAGGTGAAAAAATAAGCCATCTTTAATTGTCTTTATGTTAAAAAATTCAAGTGAAGATAGCCGATGCGATTCATTCCTGTTTTAGCATTTTTTAGGAGTGGTTGCAATCAGCCAAATTTATCCACTTGTTAAATCGTTGGCAAAATTAGAAAAATATTTTCAAGAAAAATAATTTCATTAATTTTTTGCATTAT of Flavobacteriales bacterium contains these proteins:
- a CDS encoding methionine adenosyltransferase, with protein sequence MAYFFTSESVSEGHPDKVADQISDALLDNFLAQDQDSKVACETLVTTGLTVLSGEVKTSAYVDVQKIARQVIHKIGYNKSEYQFDADSCGVISAIHEQSADINQGVEANKGLHAEQGAGDQGMMFGYATDETDNYMPLALDLSHRILIELAEIRREGKEMTYLRPDSKSQVTIEYSDDHQPIRIEAIVVSTQHDEFILPKDSSPSAIKEAEDSMQKQIEKDVKTILIPRVKAQLEERQQQLFGDEKYHVNPTGKFVIGGPHGDTGLTGRKIIVDTYGGKGAHGGGAFSGKDPSKVDRSAAYATRHIAKNLVAAGLCKQVLVQVSYAIGVAKPMGIFVDTYGTAQVDFSDGEIAKAIENIFDMRPAAIIERLKLKNPIYQETAAYGHMGRTPQTKTFSFNVEGQTKEMTLETFTWEKLDYVDKVKATFGL
- the era gene encoding GTPase Era, whose amino-acid sequence is MEHKAGYVNIIGNPNVGKSTLMNALVGERLSIITSKAQTTRHRILGIVNDEQHQIVFSDTPGVMNPAYKLQENMMDFVHGAFQDADILLYMVETGEKGLKDEKLFERLKNTDLPILLLLNKIDRVEQDFVKEQILFWKELLPNAEIHPISALNKFNLDLVMARIKALLPVSPPYFEKDALTDKSERFFVSETIREKILKYYKKEIPYSVEIEVEEFFDEEDIIKIRAIIFVARESQKGIIIGHKGRALKKVGTLARRDMETFFQKKIFLDLYVKVNKDWRDDDKQLKRFGYNNQ
- a CDS encoding ABC-F family ATP-binding cassette domain-containing protein, encoding MISANNISVYFGGQELFDKVSFMVNKGDRIGLVGKNGAGKSTLLRILSGEQSPNEGSISTPNDSTLGYLRQDLDFEEGRTVQQEAELAFKEIKELEEKINAINLEMSERTDYESEGYMQLITDLNELNERFGLLGGYTIQSEMSQVLLGLGFQLDDFSRQTNEFSGGWRMRLELAKILLSKPDVLLLDEPTNHLDIESIVWLESWLKNYSGAVVLVSHDRAFLDAVTNRTIDLILGKANDYKASYSKYVELRKDRQEKQIQSKKNQDKEVKQTKMLIDKFRYKKSKAAFAQSLIKKLDKMEMIEVEQDETASMHFKFPPAPHSGKVTLKVNEVSKSYDELEVLKGIDLLLERGEKIAFVGKNGEGKTTLAKIIVDSIPFEGQVEYGHQVKVGYYAQNQSELLDENKTILQVVEDAADEHSRPRVRDMLGSFLFSGDAAQKKIKVLSGGERARVALCKLLLEPVNLLIMDEPTNHLDMVSKDILKNALNNYDGTLIIVSHDRDFLQGLSEKVYEFKAKGIKEYLGDINEFLNAKKVMDFKQFELENKQNASSPKSKDTENKVSYQERKQLDKDIKKTSNKVGNLERSVESLEKELKALDAELSQPDRYKELSSQAGFFESYQEKQKQLAQYMSDWERNLERLEELKRKRDTI
- the der gene encoding ribosome biogenesis GTPase Der, translating into MGNIVAIVGRPNVGKSTFFNRLIQKRQAIVDSVSGVTRDRHYGKTDWNGKEFSVIDTGGYIVGSDDIFEGEIRKQVDLAIEEANAILFLVDAQQGVTDMDMTVAKHLRKSDKPVFLVANKVDNGQIMQEAVELYALGMGDYFCISSINGSGTGELLDELIAKLPDAVAEEESDLPRFAIVGRPNVGKSSFVNALVGEERNIVTDIAGTTRDSLDTHYTKFGHDFVLVDTAGVRKKKKVSEDLEFYSVMRSIRSIEYSDVCLLLIDATLGFESQDQSIFHLADKNRKGIVILVNKWDLVDKDTHTTKAYEAAIREKIAPFTDVPILFISALTKQRLLKALEIAIKVSEDRKARISTSKLNDVMLPFIEQNPPPATKGKYIRIKFCTQLPTKTPTFAFFANLPQYIKEPYKRYIENKLRESFDFSGVPLQIFFRKK